The following are encoded in a window of Haloarcula laminariae genomic DNA:
- a CDS encoding 30S ribosomal protein S6e → MAEFTVAVSDPESGHTYQIEVDGQDANRFIGRELGDEVDGGAVGLDGYTLELTGGSDTAGRPMRPDVRGVGTKAIMSDGGIGFEPTTDGERKRITVRGREVSDETRQINAKIVGRGSDDVDELLGDEE, encoded by the coding sequence ATGGCTGAATTCACGGTCGCCGTCTCCGATCCGGAGAGCGGCCACACGTATCAGATCGAGGTCGACGGACAGGACGCCAACCGCTTCATCGGCCGAGAGCTCGGCGACGAGGTCGACGGCGGCGCCGTCGGACTCGACGGCTACACGCTCGAACTGACCGGCGGCTCGGACACGGCCGGCCGACCGATGCGGCCCGACGTCCGCGGCGTCGGCACCAAGGCGATCATGTCCGACGGCGGCATCGGCTTCGAGCCGACCACCGACGGCGAGCGAAAGCGCATCACTGTCCGCGGCCGAGAGGTCAGCGACGAGACCCGCCAGATTAACGCGAAAATCGTCGGGCGCGGCAGCGACGACGTCGACGAGCTGCTCGGCGACGAGGAGTGA
- a CDS encoding thiamine-phosphate synthase family protein: protein MSLRLPSEIVVEDVLPTLRALLARELAAHGLTQEEVAGHLGVTQAAVSTYVSGEPELAPPIAEHPRTEATVESVAAGLASGEMDGYDALAAVLELVRAFEDRGPICELHEEAMPGLEGLGCDLCVRGENPELRTERAVLDDVREATRLLATSPGVAAAVPNVGTNVGTALPDAASVADVAAVPGRIYEMGGQVEVPANPEFGASEHVATTILAAMAVDGERRGAVNLATDDAVLGAAESRGLDRLEFEAGYENRGERLREQFEARDAVPDVLFHRGAFGIEPITYVLGETGADAARLATELVADAAEG, encoded by the coding sequence ATGTCGCTCCGGCTGCCAAGCGAAATCGTCGTCGAAGACGTGTTGCCGACGCTGCGTGCGCTGCTCGCCCGCGAGCTCGCCGCCCACGGACTGACACAGGAGGAAGTGGCCGGCCACCTCGGCGTGACGCAGGCCGCCGTCTCGACGTACGTCAGCGGCGAGCCGGAGCTGGCGCCGCCGATTGCCGAACACCCCCGGACCGAGGCGACCGTCGAGTCGGTCGCCGCGGGGCTGGCCAGCGGGGAGATGGACGGTTACGACGCGCTCGCGGCCGTGCTGGAGCTCGTCCGGGCCTTCGAGGACCGGGGTCCCATCTGTGAGCTCCACGAGGAGGCCATGCCCGGTCTGGAGGGACTGGGCTGTGACCTCTGTGTCCGGGGCGAGAACCCCGAGCTTCGGACCGAACGCGCCGTGCTCGACGACGTGCGCGAGGCCACCCGGCTGCTGGCGACCAGCCCCGGCGTCGCCGCCGCCGTCCCCAACGTCGGGACGAACGTCGGCACCGCCCTCCCCGACGCGGCGTCCGTCGCCGACGTGGCCGCTGTCCCGGGCCGAATCTACGAGATGGGCGGCCAGGTCGAGGTGCCGGCCAACCCAGAGTTCGGGGCCTCCGAACACGTCGCGACGACGATTCTGGCCGCGATGGCCGTCGACGGGGAGCGCCGGGGCGCGGTCAACCTCGCCACCGACGACGCCGTGCTCGGGGCGGCCGAGTCACGCGGGCTCGACCGGCTGGAGTTCGAGGCGGGCTACGAGAACCGCGGCGAGCGCCTCCGCGAGCAGTTCGAGGCTCGGGATGCAGTACCCGACGTGCTCTTTCACCGGGGCGCGTTCGGCATCGAACCCATCACCTACGTGCTCGGCGAGACGGGCGCCGACGCCGCGCGTTTAGCTACCGAACTGGTCGCGGACGCGGCCGAGGGGTAG
- a CDS encoding sodium:solute symporter family transporter: protein MVGSALALGLTVLTLAAFAGVGVWRTRGRDTSADDFLTARNSVGGRGLTATLVASVMGVWILFSAPEAGAGFGIAAAVGYGIGEAVPMLAYTRVGPRVRKLLPEGHSLTEYAHVRYGTAFYGFVVLVSALYMFIFVAAELTGIASALSLVAGVPQWQTALLVGGFVLLYTSYGGLRATIVTDTLQAVLVAPLLALVVGGLVVALGGPGAVYADVAASNPALVDPTNAAGLRFGLALSFAIFGAEMVNQTWWQRIYAGRDDDTVASSFRKATVLNGSIVALATLLGVVAVGHAGGALESPSIAFFVLVQSVFGEGVLLGVVLLALLLVVSSVDSLFSALASLVTADLPRLLADPADRRLRLGARLLTGTVAVAAIYVSVRAQSVLALFFFADLLGAAVAVPLVAGLYSRQLTGRGALVSSLLGLAVGVAYFPDFRGVWTATPLVGDLLPAADPLYLSAFGGAAAASTVGTLVAVRLSSSTFDFDRLSDAGTTAMADGGSERGD from the coding sequence ATGGTGGGAAGCGCGCTCGCGCTCGGGCTGACGGTCCTGACCCTCGCCGCCTTCGCCGGCGTCGGCGTCTGGCGGACCCGGGGACGGGACACGTCGGCCGACGACTTCCTCACCGCGCGCAACTCCGTGGGCGGGCGGGGCCTGACGGCGACGCTGGTCGCCTCGGTGATGGGCGTCTGGATTCTGTTCTCGGCGCCCGAGGCCGGCGCCGGGTTCGGCATCGCCGCCGCGGTCGGCTACGGCATCGGCGAGGCCGTCCCGATGCTGGCGTACACGAGAGTCGGCCCGCGAGTCCGGAAGCTCCTCCCCGAGGGCCACTCGCTGACCGAGTACGCCCACGTCCGCTACGGGACGGCGTTCTACGGCTTCGTCGTCCTCGTGAGCGCGCTCTACATGTTCATCTTCGTCGCCGCGGAGCTGACCGGTATCGCCAGCGCGCTCTCGCTCGTAGCGGGGGTCCCGCAGTGGCAGACCGCCCTGCTGGTCGGCGGGTTCGTCCTCCTGTATACGAGTTACGGCGGCCTCCGGGCGACTATCGTCACCGACACCCTCCAGGCAGTGCTGGTCGCTCCCCTGCTCGCGCTGGTGGTCGGTGGCCTCGTCGTCGCGCTCGGGGGCCCCGGCGCCGTCTACGCCGACGTGGCGGCGTCGAACCCCGCGCTGGTCGACCCCACCAACGCGGCCGGCCTCCGGTTCGGGCTGGCGCTCTCGTTTGCCATCTTCGGCGCCGAGATGGTCAACCAGACGTGGTGGCAACGCATCTACGCCGGCCGGGACGACGACACCGTCGCCAGTAGCTTCCGGAAGGCGACCGTCCTCAACGGGAGTATCGTCGCCCTCGCGACCTTGCTCGGCGTCGTCGCCGTCGGACACGCCGGCGGGGCCCTGGAGTCGCCCAGCATCGCCTTCTTCGTCCTCGTCCAGAGCGTCTTCGGCGAGGGCGTCCTGCTGGGGGTCGTCCTACTGGCGCTCCTCTTAGTCGTCAGCTCCGTCGACTCGCTGTTCTCGGCGCTGGCGAGTCTGGTCACCGCGGACCTCCCGCGGCTGCTCGCGGACCCCGCCGACCGACGGCTCCGGCTGGGCGCGCGCCTGCTGACCGGGACCGTCGCCGTCGCGGCCATCTACGTCAGCGTCCGGGCCCAGAGCGTCCTGGCGCTGTTCTTCTTCGCGGACCTGCTCGGGGCCGCCGTCGCCGTGCCCCTCGTCGCCGGCCTCTACTCCCGGCAGCTCACCGGCCGGGGGGCGCTCGTCAGCAGCCTGCTCGGACTGGCCGTCGGAGTGGCGTACTTCCCCGACTTCCGCGGCGTCTGGACCGCGACACCGCTCGTCGGCGACCTGCTGCCCGCCGCCGACCCGCTGTATCTGTCCGCCTTCGGCGGGGCCGCGGCCGCCTCGACGGTCGGTACGCTCGTCGCCGTGCGGCTCTCCTCGTCGACGTTCGACTTCGACCGGCTGTCGGATGCGGGGACGACGGCGATGGCCGACGGCGGCTCGGAACGGGGCGACTGA
- a CDS encoding DUF5807 family protein: protein MSNHAEFLAGERPDDVLFFLHQDAVSNPEALADYADPVDDGLVLVLPGDDGRSAFQSATGIDPMGLAQEAMQTEGVVHDDCTDANCPVAEEEPEENHTTKFIFAFAEEQNEEVGGLYGEGDVVHAYAVCACGERYSDKWVIEG, encoded by the coding sequence ATGAGCAACCACGCCGAGTTCCTCGCCGGCGAGCGACCCGACGACGTCCTCTTTTTCCTCCACCAGGACGCCGTCTCGAACCCCGAAGCCCTGGCCGATTATGCCGACCCGGTCGACGACGGGCTGGTGCTGGTGCTGCCCGGCGACGACGGCCGCTCGGCCTTCCAGTCGGCGACCGGCATCGACCCGATGGGGCTGGCCCAGGAGGCCATGCAGACCGAGGGGGTCGTCCACGACGACTGCACCGACGCCAACTGCCCCGTCGCCGAGGAGGAACCCGAGGAGAACCACACGACGAAGTTCATCTTCGCCTTCGCCGAGGAACAAAACGAGGAGGTCGGCGGCCTCTATGGCGAGGGTGATGTCGTCCACGCCTACGCGGTGTGTGCCTGCGGGGAGCGGTACTCCGACAAGTGGGTAATCGAAGGGTAG
- a CDS encoding dCTP deaminase has protein sequence MSELSDYVTDIVHEPTQTEGKGVDLTVAEVSEIVAPGRIDFGGGELEPATTVPHRSSKRDPDDDYEWWSLGAGQYLVEFNESLTGAATVTLQPRTELLERGATHPTVHVDELPRIPLSVGGAGLKLKENARVSTVVAADS, from the coding sequence ATGTCCGAACTCAGCGACTACGTCACGGATATCGTCCACGAACCGACCCAGACCGAGGGTAAGGGGGTCGACCTCACCGTCGCCGAGGTGTCGGAAATCGTCGCCCCCGGCCGCATCGACTTCGGCGGCGGCGAACTCGAACCGGCCACGACCGTGCCACACCGGAGCAGCAAGCGCGACCCGGACGACGACTACGAGTGGTGGTCGCTCGGCGCGGGCCAGTATCTCGTCGAGTTCAACGAGTCGCTCACCGGCGCGGCGACGGTCACCCTCCAGCCCCGGACCGAGCTGCTCGAACGCGGAGCGACCCATCCCACGGTACACGTCGACGAACTGCCGCGAATCCCGCTGTCGGTCGGGGGCGCGGGGCTGAAACTCAAGGAGAACGCGCGGGTGAGCACCGTCGTCGCCGCGGACAGCTAA
- a CDS encoding helix-turn-helix domain-containing protein: protein MSVMAEFTVPAAEFVLAETLTATPDMRIEIKRVVGGSGLVTPYFWAAGGDFETFERALRDDETIRDVLTLEEYADGETDDERFYRVTWEAGLPNLITAVADAKATVLEATSSDGQRWRVTVLFPSEGRLSEFHDYCLDHEFTVQPERIYRPENPQERGQYDVTEDQQEALEAAFRAGYFEVPRETTLVELAADIGISQNALSARLRRGTANVLENTIIHEQ from the coding sequence ATGAGCGTCATGGCGGAGTTCACCGTTCCGGCGGCCGAGTTCGTGCTGGCGGAGACGCTGACTGCCACACCGGACATGCGTATCGAAATCAAGCGCGTCGTCGGCGGCAGCGGCCTCGTGACGCCGTACTTCTGGGCGGCCGGCGGTGATTTCGAGACGTTCGAGCGGGCGCTTCGCGACGACGAGACGATTCGGGACGTGCTCACGCTGGAGGAGTACGCTGACGGGGAGACCGACGACGAACGCTTCTATCGCGTCACCTGGGAGGCCGGCCTGCCGAATCTCATCACGGCCGTTGCGGACGCGAAAGCGACCGTGCTGGAGGCCACAAGCAGCGACGGGCAGCGCTGGCGGGTGACGGTGTTATTTCCGAGCGAGGGCCGGCTCTCGGAGTTCCACGACTACTGTCTCGACCACGAGTTCACCGTCCAGCCCGAGCGGATATACCGGCCCGAGAACCCCCAGGAGCGGGGCCAGTACGACGTGACGGAGGACCAGCAGGAGGCGCTGGAAGCGGCCTTCCGCGCCGGGTACTTCGAGGTCCCCCGCGAGACGACGCTCGTCGAACTCGCGGCCGACATCGGTATCTCCCAGAACGCGCTCTCCGCTCGGCTCCGCCGTGGTACGGCGAACGTCCTCGAAAACACCATCATCCACGAACAGTGA
- a CDS encoding CheF family chemotaxis protein, whose protein sequence is MSESVIADFVGQFNSEVASRSDPIKGRVVLSQKRLVLAASEDDKLTIPLDSIFDIAIGQVPPDLGDFFRSTVTVAFEKNGKRLVAAIEADDEKIEKFGTVLFKAIINGTETTVKERARVGGRVTDEGFKRAKLFLKPGSVEFRRGDDSFVIQLQTVSDFERTTREIRGADRPVLVVRHMMDGTAVTTEAALASSRKMSILGRYLRREYSELMEQLKKVELTKGKKEVLVAIYSTGDMDGMPLASILGKDSSEVSMLLQDLEEDGLIQDGADGPTLTPTGQVVASRHLEDVNA, encoded by the coding sequence ATGTCGGAATCCGTCATCGCGGACTTCGTCGGCCAGTTCAACTCCGAGGTGGCCAGCCGTAGCGACCCCATCAAGGGGCGGGTGGTCCTCTCCCAGAAGCGGTTGGTACTGGCCGCGAGCGAGGACGACAAGCTGACGATTCCCCTCGACTCGATTTTCGACATCGCCATCGGCCAGGTGCCCCCGGACCTGGGCGACTTCTTCCGGTCGACGGTGACCGTCGCCTTCGAGAAGAACGGCAAGCGCCTCGTCGCCGCCATCGAAGCCGACGACGAGAAGATAGAGAAGTTCGGCACCGTCCTGTTCAAGGCCATCATCAACGGGACCGAGACCACGGTCAAAGAGCGGGCCCGCGTCGGCGGGCGCGTCACCGACGAGGGGTTCAAGCGGGCGAAACTCTTTCTCAAGCCCGGCTCCGTCGAGTTCCGCCGCGGCGACGACAGCTTCGTCATCCAGCTCCAGACCGTCTCCGACTTCGAGCGCACCACGCGCGAGATACGCGGCGCCGACCGGCCGGTGCTCGTCGTCCGGCACATGATGGACGGCACCGCCGTCACGACGGAGGCCGCGCTGGCCTCGAGCCGGAAGATGTCCATCCTCGGGCGGTACCTCCGCCGGGAGTACTCCGAGCTGATGGAGCAGCTCAAGAAAGTCGAGCTCACCAAGGGCAAAAAGGAGGTGCTCGTGGCCATCTACTCCACCGGGGACATGGACGGGATGCCCCTGGCCTCCATCCTCGGGAAGGACTCCTCCGAGGTGTCGATGCTGCTGCAGGACCTCGAAGAGGACGGCCTCATCCAGGACGGCGCCGACGGCCCGACGCTGACTCCGACCGGGCAGGTCGTCGCGAGCCGGCACCTGGAAGACGTTAATGCCTAA
- the tenA gene encoding thiaminase II: MRFTDELAEVGDPVWDAIVAHPMVEQLGEGTLDEAPFRYWVRQDYVYLVEYARVFALGAANAPDLARMGTFAELLDSTINTEMDLHRAYAAEFGIGEAELEATEPSPTTRAYTDFLVRVAATGSFGDLVAALLPCMWGFNETARRLDERGRPDHEGYAEWIETYAGEEFSELTRWCKELMDDVAEGATEADRERYRDRFRTSARYEYRFWDAAWRGERWGI; this comes from the coding sequence ATGCGCTTTACCGACGAACTGGCCGAGGTGGGCGACCCCGTCTGGGACGCCATCGTCGCCCACCCGATGGTCGAACAGCTAGGTGAGGGCACGCTGGACGAGGCGCCGTTTCGCTACTGGGTCCGGCAGGACTACGTCTACCTCGTCGAGTACGCCCGCGTGTTCGCGCTGGGGGCCGCAAACGCCCCGGACCTGGCGCGGATGGGCACGTTCGCCGAACTGCTCGACTCGACCATTAACACGGAGATGGACCTCCACCGCGCCTACGCCGCCGAGTTCGGCATCGGCGAGGCGGAGCTGGAAGCAACGGAGCCGTCGCCGACCACGCGGGCGTACACGGACTTCCTGGTACGCGTGGCGGCGACGGGGAGCTTCGGTGACCTCGTCGCCGCGCTGTTGCCCTGTATGTGGGGGTTCAACGAGACGGCCCGGCGGCTGGACGAGCGGGGTCGCCCCGACCACGAGGGGTACGCCGAGTGGATAGAGACCTACGCCGGCGAGGAGTTCTCGGAACTCACCCGGTGGTGCAAGGAGCTGATGGACGACGTGGCCGAGGGCGCCACCGAGGCCGACCGCGAGCGCTACCGGGACCGCTTCCGGACCTCCGCCCGCTACGAGTACCGCTTCTGGGACGCCGCCTGGCGCGGGGAGAGGTGGGGAATATGA
- a CDS encoding DUF7112 family protein, with protein MSERVASDHDAVDTHRVPIEAVGRTGRPRVVLPDELGLSDGDVVTLSLDGDDYEARVGTDLDGDSTVTHAADNRRLARERDGENRLAEWVDDADVSIAGSAHLDVVTEGHQYGLRTPGRRVVYTATAAPDSSLSDIASDLDG; from the coding sequence ATGAGTGAGCGCGTCGCCAGCGACCACGACGCGGTCGACACCCACCGCGTCCCGATAGAGGCCGTCGGCCGCACCGGCCGCCCGCGCGTCGTTCTCCCCGACGAACTCGGGCTGTCCGACGGCGATGTCGTCACGCTCTCGCTCGACGGGGACGACTACGAGGCCCGCGTCGGGACCGACCTAGACGGCGACTCGACCGTCACGCACGCCGCCGACAACCGCCGGCTGGCCCGCGAGCGCGACGGCGAGAACCGCCTCGCCGAGTGGGTCGACGACGCGGACGTCTCCATCGCCGGGTCGGCCCATCTGGACGTTGTCACCGAGGGCCACCAGTACGGCCTGCGAACGCCCGGCCGGCGAGTCGTCTACACCGCGACAGCGGCCCCAGATTCGTCGCTTTCGGACATCGCAAGCGACCTGGACGGCTGA
- a CDS encoding HalOD1 output domain-containing protein, with protein sequence MSATVDSAEARPVSYRVVEAICREAGAAPAELAPLYDSIDPDALDALFATAPSGPDRTGLRVSFRFAGYRVTVSGDGSVDVADAVGTQR encoded by the coding sequence ATGAGCGCCACGGTCGACTCAGCGGAAGCACGGCCGGTTAGTTACCGTGTTGTCGAGGCCATCTGTCGGGAAGCCGGGGCGGCCCCGGCCGAACTGGCCCCCCTTTACGACAGCATCGACCCGGATGCGTTGGATGCCCTGTTCGCGACGGCCCCGTCAGGTCCCGACCGGACAGGGCTCCGGGTTTCGTTCCGCTTTGCGGGGTACCGGGTGACGGTTTCCGGCGACGGGTCGGTCGACGTCGCCGACGCGGTGGGGACACAGCGATAG